In Macadamia integrifolia cultivar HAES 741 unplaced genomic scaffold, SCU_Mint_v3 scaffold_210A, whole genome shotgun sequence, the following are encoded in one genomic region:
- the LOC122071326 gene encoding uncharacterized protein LOC122071326 isoform X2 — protein MGLVKIHHWIAVDSSNSRHISHFRSVDGLGGVDKEVSGTDSGDDSDDCKIAEVGCEVGTLEGQTCSIPYELYDLPDLKEILSLETWNSCLTDDERFSLSAYLPDMDQQTFWLTMNELLAGNEMFFGSPLAEFFERLKSGFYPPKVTHLREGLQCLQRRTHYHFLRSYHENMCRRFLDMKRVWNQCRPNINVEERIHIWRTMKNDMRMDPFDLNAYPLDGDLLSKEVSAKTVVCPSSKKTKYIDSKGSNTHHFPPVPNGMKMVAPNTSAKGVLKIKPVGMNSFQTHLPKSVFSDSWPQCRSAPKGVLKIVPKGLSGRQEQPRKMPVQAEATQLIEAPVLQTSRFSPLTASLYQWDTGEHDEESPFLHQTVGGRKAYRNPELPDCIADRGRVEFLSNTIGSSRNLECSIRKPRRVKDQPFDAITDLQDHNLFGEDPGPWNSDEGSPKGGHRLSRNSVDIKRYSCEGESPWQNFGRESIESSQSSLEPYAFSAEYYQGERHMAPLQQEHITAYPRISEVVSRPLDASIRERPLDASIRESELLKTSLDRSKRHRDVGVGGSHKPYDPSTISEGFRDGIMFPITYKRRKAQTKLNSIGFVKPLAAGADLKSTTLKEANHHIGESAKAVKIKFRNWKDKSMDKQGISNGLQHGSPSA, from the coding sequence ATGGGCCTTGTGAAGATTCACCACTGGATAGCGGTGGATAGTAGCAATTCTAGACACATTTCTCACTTCCGGAGTGTAGATGGCCTGGGGGGAGTAGACAAAGAAGTTTCAGGAACAGACTCAGGAGATGATTCTGATGACTGCAAAATTGCAGAAGTGGGATGTGAGGTGGGAACACTTGAAGGTCAGACGTGTAGCATTCCTTATGAACTGTATGATCTGCCAGATCTAAAGGAAATACTATCCTTAGAAACATGGAATTCCTGTTTAACAGATGACGAAAGGTTTTCCCTCTCTGCATATCTCCCAGATATGGACCAGCAGACTTTTTGGCTGACCATGAATGAACTACTTGCTGGTAATGAAATGTTCTTTGGCAGTCCATTGGCagaattttttgaaagattaAAGAGTGGTTTCTATCCTCCAAAAGTGACTCATCTCAGAGAAGGTCTACAGTGTTTACAAAGGAGAACACATTATCATTTCTTAAGATCATATCATGAAAATATGTGTCGGAGATTTTTAGACATGAAAAGGGTCTGGAATCAATGCCGACCCAACATCAATGTCGAGGAAAGGATCCATATTTGGAGAACAATGAAGAATGACATGCGCATGGATCCATTCGATCTTAATGCATATCCTCTTGATGGAGATCTTTTAAGCAAGGAGGTGAGCGCTAAAACAGTTGTATGCCCTTCATCAAAAAAGACAAAGTATATAGACAGTAAAGGATCAAATACCCATCATTTCCCACCTGTTCCCAACGGAATGAAAATGGTTGCTCCAAACACTAGTGCAAAGGGGGTTCTGAAAATAAAGCCAGTTGGAATGAATTCCTTCCAAACACATCTTCCAAAATCAGTCTTTAGTGATAGTTGGCCACAGTGTAGGTCTGCACCAAAGGGGGTGTTGAAAATTGTACCTAAAGGCCTTTCTGGTCGACAGGAACAACCAAGAAAAATGCCTGTCCAAGCTGAAGCAACTCAATTGATTGAAGCTCCGGTGTTACAGACGTCGAGATTCTCTCCTTTGACGGCATCCCTGTATCAATGGGACACGGGGGAACATGATGAGGAGTCACCATTTCTCCATCAAACAGTTGGTGGTAGAAAAGCTTATAGAAATCCCGAGTTGCCTGATTGCATAGCAGACCGGGGGAGAGTTGAATTTCTTAGTAATACCATTGGATCAAGCAGAAATTTAGAATGCTCTATCAGAAAGCCAAGGCGAGTAAAGGATCAGCCATTTGATGCCATCACAGATTTACAAGATCATAACTTGTTTGGGGAGGACCCTGGCCCATGGAACAGTGATGAAGGTAGCCCCAAAGGAGGGCATCGGTTGTCAAGGAATTCTGTAGACATAAAGAGGTATAGTTGTGAAGGTGAAAGCCCTTGGCAGAATTTTGGCCGGGAAAGTATAGAATCTTCCCAGAGTTCCCTGGAACCATACGCATTTTCAGCTGAATACTATCAAGGGGAACGGCATATGGCACCATTGCAACAGGAACATATCACTGCATATCCAAGAATTTCAGAGGTGGTTTCCAGGCCCTTGGATGCCAGCATTAGGGAGAGGCCCTTGGATGCCAGCATTAGGGAGAGTGAACTGTTGAAAACATCTTTAGATCGGTCGAAGAGGCACAGAGATGTGGGTGTTGGAGGGTCACATAAACCATATGATCCATCCACTATCTCTGAGGGTTTCCGAGATGGCATTATGTTCCCTATAAcatacaaaagaagaaaagctcAAACAAAGCTTAACTCAATAGGTTTTGTTAAGCCACTGGCTGCTGGTGCTGATTTGAAATCTACAACCCTGAAGGAAGCAAATCACCATATTGGGGAAAGTGCAAAGGCTGTAAAGATAAAGTTTAGGAACTGGAAAGATAAATCCATGGACAAACAAGGAATCTCAAATGGGCTACAGCATGGTTCCCCATCtgcatga
- the LOC122071326 gene encoding uncharacterized protein LOC122071326 isoform X1, translating into MCSVSLRLCIFVRSTTAVCSSSLHLFRIFHTATPDFVISLLFSPKLPILVLFVLMGLVKIHHWIAVDSSNSRHISHFRSVDGLGGVDKEVSGTDSGDDSDDCKIAEVGCEVGTLEGQTCSIPYELYDLPDLKEILSLETWNSCLTDDERFSLSAYLPDMDQQTFWLTMNELLAGNEMFFGSPLAEFFERLKSGFYPPKVTHLREGLQCLQRRTHYHFLRSYHENMCRRFLDMKRVWNQCRPNINVEERIHIWRTMKNDMRMDPFDLNAYPLDGDLLSKEVSAKTVVCPSSKKTKYIDSKGSNTHHFPPVPNGMKMVAPNTSAKGVLKIKPVGMNSFQTHLPKSVFSDSWPQCRSAPKGVLKIVPKGLSGRQEQPRKMPVQAEATQLIEAPVLQTSRFSPLTASLYQWDTGEHDEESPFLHQTVGGRKAYRNPELPDCIADRGRVEFLSNTIGSSRNLECSIRKPRRVKDQPFDAITDLQDHNLFGEDPGPWNSDEGSPKGGHRLSRNSVDIKRYSCEGESPWQNFGRESIESSQSSLEPYAFSAEYYQGERHMAPLQQEHITAYPRISEVVSRPLDASIRERPLDASIRESELLKTSLDRSKRHRDVGVGGSHKPYDPSTISEGFRDGIMFPITYKRRKAQTKLNSIGFVKPLAAGADLKSTTLKEANHHIGESAKAVKIKFRNWKDKSMDKQGISNGLQHGSPSA; encoded by the coding sequence GATTTTTCACACAGCCACTCCAGATTTTgtaatttcacttcttttttctcctaaaTTGCCCATCTTGGTCCTTTTTGTGCTAATGGGCCTTGTGAAGATTCACCACTGGATAGCGGTGGATAGTAGCAATTCTAGACACATTTCTCACTTCCGGAGTGTAGATGGCCTGGGGGGAGTAGACAAAGAAGTTTCAGGAACAGACTCAGGAGATGATTCTGATGACTGCAAAATTGCAGAAGTGGGATGTGAGGTGGGAACACTTGAAGGTCAGACGTGTAGCATTCCTTATGAACTGTATGATCTGCCAGATCTAAAGGAAATACTATCCTTAGAAACATGGAATTCCTGTTTAACAGATGACGAAAGGTTTTCCCTCTCTGCATATCTCCCAGATATGGACCAGCAGACTTTTTGGCTGACCATGAATGAACTACTTGCTGGTAATGAAATGTTCTTTGGCAGTCCATTGGCagaattttttgaaagattaAAGAGTGGTTTCTATCCTCCAAAAGTGACTCATCTCAGAGAAGGTCTACAGTGTTTACAAAGGAGAACACATTATCATTTCTTAAGATCATATCATGAAAATATGTGTCGGAGATTTTTAGACATGAAAAGGGTCTGGAATCAATGCCGACCCAACATCAATGTCGAGGAAAGGATCCATATTTGGAGAACAATGAAGAATGACATGCGCATGGATCCATTCGATCTTAATGCATATCCTCTTGATGGAGATCTTTTAAGCAAGGAGGTGAGCGCTAAAACAGTTGTATGCCCTTCATCAAAAAAGACAAAGTATATAGACAGTAAAGGATCAAATACCCATCATTTCCCACCTGTTCCCAACGGAATGAAAATGGTTGCTCCAAACACTAGTGCAAAGGGGGTTCTGAAAATAAAGCCAGTTGGAATGAATTCCTTCCAAACACATCTTCCAAAATCAGTCTTTAGTGATAGTTGGCCACAGTGTAGGTCTGCACCAAAGGGGGTGTTGAAAATTGTACCTAAAGGCCTTTCTGGTCGACAGGAACAACCAAGAAAAATGCCTGTCCAAGCTGAAGCAACTCAATTGATTGAAGCTCCGGTGTTACAGACGTCGAGATTCTCTCCTTTGACGGCATCCCTGTATCAATGGGACACGGGGGAACATGATGAGGAGTCACCATTTCTCCATCAAACAGTTGGTGGTAGAAAAGCTTATAGAAATCCCGAGTTGCCTGATTGCATAGCAGACCGGGGGAGAGTTGAATTTCTTAGTAATACCATTGGATCAAGCAGAAATTTAGAATGCTCTATCAGAAAGCCAAGGCGAGTAAAGGATCAGCCATTTGATGCCATCACAGATTTACAAGATCATAACTTGTTTGGGGAGGACCCTGGCCCATGGAACAGTGATGAAGGTAGCCCCAAAGGAGGGCATCGGTTGTCAAGGAATTCTGTAGACATAAAGAGGTATAGTTGTGAAGGTGAAAGCCCTTGGCAGAATTTTGGCCGGGAAAGTATAGAATCTTCCCAGAGTTCCCTGGAACCATACGCATTTTCAGCTGAATACTATCAAGGGGAACGGCATATGGCACCATTGCAACAGGAACATATCACTGCATATCCAAGAATTTCAGAGGTGGTTTCCAGGCCCTTGGATGCCAGCATTAGGGAGAGGCCCTTGGATGCCAGCATTAGGGAGAGTGAACTGTTGAAAACATCTTTAGATCGGTCGAAGAGGCACAGAGATGTGGGTGTTGGAGGGTCACATAAACCATATGATCCATCCACTATCTCTGAGGGTTTCCGAGATGGCATTATGTTCCCTATAAcatacaaaagaagaaaagctcAAACAAAGCTTAACTCAATAGGTTTTGTTAAGCCACTGGCTGCTGGTGCTGATTTGAAATCTACAACCCTGAAGGAAGCAAATCACCATATTGGGGAAAGTGCAAAGGCTGTAAAGATAAAGTTTAGGAACTGGAAAGATAAATCCATGGACAAACAAGGAATCTCAAATGGGCTACAGCATGGTTCCCCATCtgcatga